GTCTACTTTAGGGGTAACGGGGAGGCTCATAGAAACCTGAAATCCCCATTCTAGCCCTGGTCCAAGAGGATGCAATGCAGTTTAAGGAATTTTCCTGATTCTCACAAGTTAATCTGAAGTTAAGGCTCAATTCTCAGTCTATTACGGGTGAGTGTTTTGCATCAGTGAATCATTTCAACAGATTTTGGGGGGCCAGAAAATGATGATGGGCTAAAGATAGAAACTGCAGCTTACATGGGAAATTTGGCTTTAGAAAAGTTAAAGCGATATTGTTTTGTGGTACAAGTTTGTTAACTAGCTCACCTCCTATACATAATAACTGACTGTAGGCTGAGATACTTCTGTTGGGTTTCATCATTCTCACATCCCATTTCCGCAGAACCAGATGCTTGCTAGCGACAGGCAAGGTGaaccaagagaaagaaagtcTTCGACGCTCTTGGAAAAATCAATTACAAAACCCACCGAAAATCAGCAGTTCCAACTGCAGACTCCTTTGAACTGGAAGAGGCGGGGGAGGAGGAAACAGGAAATCAACACATGGATGAGACAGTTAGCTTGGTTACAGATTGTTAATAGTACAGGAGTCTGTGGCGAAGGTTCCTTCCTCAGAACACTGTGCGAgcgtgtgtgtatgggtgtggcTGCTGCAGTGTGGGCGGCGGGGGGAGTGGAGAGTCTACCCGGCAGCGTCCCTGGCTGGAATGGTGCCTCAAGGTACCAGGGAGCTGGGAGGTCTCTTGCCCTCCTCGCTCCTTGGAGTGGAAGGGAGCTGGGGAGAAGTTGAGGGTATGTAAGAGACGAGTTCCCCTGTGGCTGCagatggaggagggagaagggagggaaactGAGTCACGCGGCCGCTTTGTGCTTCCCGCCACAGCACCTACACATCACTCCGCAGTGGTAGCAGGCCCGAAGGGGCAGGTAACAGCACATACAGGGGGCCAGGAAAGACAAGGCAATAAGAGCCATCCACCGGAGGCAAAACTTCTCGTCGCTAGTATCGCACGAGCAAGGGTCTGTATAGTCTCCCTCGGGGTCCGACATACAGTGATAGAGCATGCTGTCCGCGCACCACATGCAGCTCACCCGGCGGATGCAAGTTCTCACGGAGTCGGGCGCGTCCTGGCAGTGACCCCTGCGGTTCTCCTCGTGGTTGAACATGTCCCTGCAGTACACGCACCGCGAGCGCTCTCCGTCCTCCTTCCGCCGCCGCGACTTGCCCCGGGAAGGCTGCGTCTTGATCACGCTGCCCCCGCGGCCTTTGGGGTCCTCACCGAGGCCAAAGTCTGAGGAGTCCACGTAGGGGTAGTTGTAGTCGTGCTTGGGGACCTCGCCCTTGGCGAAGCGCACGTAGGAGGAGTCCGCGTCCTCCGAGGGATCCGGGTACTTGCCCCTGACGGGCGCATGCCGGTAATCCTCGTACCCCGTCATCCAGATCTTCTCCCGGGGGTTGATGCGCACGATCTCCTCGTCGTCGTCCGGGAAGCTCACCTGGCGGTAGGGCCTTGGCATCGGCTGTCCCGTGAGAGAGGAGACATTATTTTACAGCAGTGGCCAaaaaaccaacatacaaaaaacaaaaaaaccccaccttCTCCCTCCCTAGTCGTCCAAAATGCACCTTTCTCAAGAACTCCCCCACGGTGCTCCGTGAAGAAACAGACCCCTCCTGAAACTACTGAATATCCTGTCGCCCAGTCAAAGATGTATTTCAAAGAGTCTCAATCCATTACTGGGCCAGGAAATCAATTTCGTGGGTTGATACCAGCAGTATTTTCCCTTTCTGGTGACGCACTGCCATACAGGCAGGGGAGTGTGCATATGGCAGGGGCACAGTGTGATGCGTTCTCAGGAGCATGGCACACTCAGATCAAGAGGCAGAATAGGACCTGTGCCCCAGAGTATCTTCCGCCTCCCTCAGGGCCCTCCTAGCCCCAGTGTGAGGGCTACACTGACTTCTAAAGGCCTGCAgtacttttgcctatttttgtacagtatgttctcttttgtaaggctggctttttgaaaattgaaatagAATAAGGACACTGGAGTGCCATACATGTTATAAGGTTAAGTCCTGTTTTACGAAACTTCATTATCCATATGTGCACAATATGTCCACAAAGGATCACAACAGGAGATGCATTTCTCCCTGTGGGTCTCTCCTTCAAGAGACAGGGGACACTAGGAAACACAaggctcactctgtcatctgGTTGGGAAGATAAGATGCAGACAGGAGAAGGATAGAGTGAAGGCTCCGGAAACTGTCTGAAGTTCCACTCCTGCCAGGATGTCACAAACAGTGAGAGGCCAGACCAAGAGTCACACCCTCTAGAAACCTGCAAATCTAAACTGCATTCTCCCTCAGGGTGGAAGAGGCTTTTCTCTGCAGTTAGTTCTGCTACAGGCTGCAACCCTGCCTTGTCCACAGCAGCagacaatgaataaatatttattaagtacatgCACATAACCCTGGCTCACCCAGGGCCTCTCAGTGGAGGCAGAGAACTGAGACTTCTTGCTTTTGAAGTACTTTGGGCAGGAAGGTTTTTCAGGGGCTGAGGAACGTGGCTCTGGAGTGGCCCACTGCAGTCAAATGCTGACATTTTCTAGCTGGTACCTAAGACTCAGGTTCCCTTTCTGTCAAACTGCATAGGATTGTTTtgagaatgaagagaaataatCTACACAGGGTGTCAGCTCACAGCCTCGCTCACAGGATGAACGTGATACCTGTCGCCATCACAGTCATTATCATATTGTTATAGACCTGATCATGTGCTTATTAGATTTACCCATCACTTCCTGCCAGAGGGCAGCAGGGCCATGTCCCACACAGTTTGCCTTAATTCCTGTCAAATTCTTGGTATCAGAGTTGCCTAGATTTTTGAAACTCACGATTCAGAAGGATTTCAAAACAAATCTCGGAAACTGACACAGGCTTTATTAATTCTTTACTTTGGACAGTAAGGAAAGTAAAAAAGTTAATTTCCATCTACTGATACcataatgtgatttttatttatttatttatttttttgagatggagtctcgctctgttgcccaggctggaatgcaggggcgcgatctcggctcactgccagctttgcctcctgggttcattctcctccctcagcctcctgagtagctgggactacaggaacctgtcgccatgcccagctaattttttgtatttttagtagacatggggtttcaccgcattagccaggatgatctcgatctcctgacctcgtgatccacctgcctcagactcccaaagggctgggattacaggcctgagccactgtgcccggccaataacgTGATTTTTAAATAGGACATTTTAATCCCAAAATACTAGGAagcaaaatctaaaataattttttaaaaaagagtcaaATCTAgtttcatgttaaaaacaaaacaaaacaactaactgccgttttttctcatttaaaagc
This Theropithecus gelada isolate Dixy chromosome 13, Tgel_1.0, whole genome shotgun sequence DNA region includes the following protein-coding sequences:
- the SPRED2 gene encoding sprouty-related, EVH1 domain-containing protein 2 isoform X2: MTEETHPDDDSYIVRVKAVVMTRDDSSGGWFPQEGGGISRVGVCKVMHPEGNGRSGFLIHGERQKDKLVVLECYVRKDLVYTKANPTFHHWKVDNRKFGLTFQSPADARAFDRGVRKAIEDLIEGSTTSSSTIHNEAELGDDDVFTTATDSSSNSSQKREQPTRTISSPTSCEHRRIYTLGHLHDSYPTDHYHLDQPMPRPYRQVSFPDDDEEIVRINPREKIWMTGYEDYRHAPVRGKYPDPSEDADSSYVRFAKGEVPKHDYNYPYVDSSDFGLGEDPKGRGGSVIKTQPSRGKSRRRKEDGERSRCVYCRDMFNHEENRRGHCQDAPDSVRTCIRRVSCMWCADSMLYHCMSDPEGDYTDPCSCDTSDEKFCLRWMALIALSFLAPCMCCYLPLRACYHCGVMCRCCGGKHKAAA
- the SPRED2 gene encoding sprouty-related, EVH1 domain-containing protein 2 isoform X1; translation: MALCSLTSSWASGFRSDDDQERRGDSYIVRVKAVVMTRDDSSGGWFPQEGGGISRVGVCKVMHPEGNGRSGFLIHGERQKDKLVVLECYVRKDLVYTKANPTFHHWKVDNRKFGLTFQSPADARAFDRGVRKAIEDLIEGSTTSSSTIHNEAELGDDDVFTTATDSSSNSSQKREQPTRTISSPTSCEHRRIYTLGHLHDSYPTDHYHLDQPMPRPYRQVSFPDDDEEIVRINPREKIWMTGYEDYRHAPVRGKYPDPSEDADSSYVRFAKGEVPKHDYNYPYVDSSDFGLGEDPKGRGGSVIKTQPSRGKSRRRKEDGERSRCVYCRDMFNHEENRRGHCQDAPDSVRTCIRRVSCMWCADSMLYHCMSDPEGDYTDPCSCDTSDEKFCLRWMALIALSFLAPCMCCYLPLRACYHCGVMCRCCGGKHKAAA
- the SPRED2 gene encoding sprouty-related, EVH1 domain-containing protein 2 isoform X3; its protein translation is MASPGSDSYIVRVKAVVMTRDDSSGGWFPQEGGGISRVGVCKVMHPEGNGRSGFLIHGERQKDKLVVLECYVRKDLVYTKANPTFHHWKVDNRKFGLTFQSPADARAFDRGVRKAIEDLIEGSTTSSSTIHNEAELGDDDVFTTATDSSSNSSQKREQPTRTISSPTSCEHRRIYTLGHLHDSYPTDHYHLDQPMPRPYRQVSFPDDDEEIVRINPREKIWMTGYEDYRHAPVRGKYPDPSEDADSSYVRFAKGEVPKHDYNYPYVDSSDFGLGEDPKGRGGSVIKTQPSRGKSRRRKEDGERSRCVYCRDMFNHEENRRGHCQDAPDSVRTCIRRVSCMWCADSMLYHCMSDPEGDYTDPCSCDTSDEKFCLRWMALIALSFLAPCMCCYLPLRACYHCGVMCRCCGGKHKAAA